A window from Dioscorea cayenensis subsp. rotundata cultivar TDr96_F1 unplaced genomic scaffold, TDr96_F1_v2_PseudoChromosome.rev07_lg8_w22 25.fasta BLBR01000159.1, whole genome shotgun sequence encodes these proteins:
- the LOC120253676 gene encoding uncharacterized protein LOC120253676, whose product MNDFFSFSSSFFSSKEEEEEDIKVMAKRKALLEEMNFDDHPELSLAPSLSTFTDNTYTSSTESEANSCRKRKMLHASIELHLNHPLPFDWEQCLDLQSGRVYYMNRETLKRSWSRPKERKVDLELNISRNSSMEEMIKKEEESIITTSSMIAVPCFNCHLLVMLCKSSPTCPNCKYVYPLHALETPTNPSPPPPPPAPKSLETLSLLN is encoded by the exons ATGAAtgacttcttctccttctcctcctccttcttctcctccaaagaagaagaagaagaagacatcaAAGTAATGGCTAAGAGGAAAGCTTTACTTGAAGAGATGAATTTTGATGATCATCCAGAGCTCTCTCTTGCTCCTTCTCTTTCTACTTTCACTGACAACACTTACACTTCTTCCACTGAGTCAGAAGCTAACTCTTGTAGGAAGAGAAAGATGCTTCATGCTAGCATTGAACTCCATCTCAATCATCCTCTTCCTTTTGATTGGGAGCAATGCTTAGACCTACAa TCAGGGAGAGTGTATTACATGAATAGAGAAACACTAAAGAGGAGTTGGAGCAGGCCAAAGGAAAGAAAGGTAGACTTAGAGTTAAACATCTCAAGAAACTCAAGCATGGAGGAGATGATTAAGAAGGAggaggaaagcataataacaacaaGCAGCATGATTGCAGTGCCATGCTTCAACTGTCATCTTCTTGTCATGCTTTGCAAGTCTTCTCCTACGTGTCCTAATTGCAAGTATGTTTATCCTCTTCATGCACTTGAAACTCCTACCaatccttctcctcctcctcctcctcctgctCCCAAGTCCTTGGAAACCCTAAGTCTTCTCAACTAG